One genomic window of uncultured delta proteobacterium includes the following:
- the dnaJ gene encoding Chaperone protein DnaJ — MSMKRDYYEILEVARTASGDEIKRSYRQMALKYHPDRNPGDAEAEQKFKEAAEAYDVLRDPEKRVRYDKFGHEGVNGNGFGPFASNEDIFSHFSDIFGDLFGFSTGRTRTRAQAGANLRYNLTISLRQAAKGDEVSLKIPKKVTCPECSGSGAAPGTSPETCPQCGGAGQVRFSQGFFQISQPCPACHGTGQYIKTPCPRCKGATTIQETRELSVRIPPGVDSGNRLRLRGEGEPGIYGGPPGDLYVVLEVEDDPVFQRDGAHLLLTQDITMVQAALGDSIEVPGLDEPMRMEIPKGTQSGEVFRLAGGGLPIVNTSRKGDLLVEVRVLTPTALSAKQEELLKAFAEAEAEKPLNKAKTMFKKVGKAMGLD, encoded by the coding sequence ATGTCCATGAAGCGCGATTACTACGAAATTCTGGAAGTTGCCCGCACCGCGTCCGGCGACGAGATAAAACGGTCTTACCGCCAGATGGCGCTCAAGTACCATCCGGACAGGAACCCCGGCGACGCGGAAGCGGAACAAAAGTTCAAGGAAGCCGCCGAAGCCTATGACGTGCTGCGCGACCCGGAAAAACGCGTCCGCTACGACAAGTTCGGGCATGAGGGCGTCAACGGGAACGGGTTCGGCCCCTTTGCCAGCAACGAGGATATTTTCTCGCACTTCAGCGACATTTTCGGCGACCTGTTCGGATTTTCCACAGGCCGCACCCGCACCCGCGCCCAGGCCGGGGCGAACTTGCGCTACAATTTGACCATTTCCCTGCGCCAGGCGGCCAAGGGGGACGAAGTCTCCCTGAAAATACCCAAAAAAGTCACCTGCCCGGAATGTTCCGGCTCCGGCGCGGCTCCCGGCACCAGCCCGGAAACCTGCCCCCAGTGCGGCGGCGCGGGCCAGGTGCGGTTCAGCCAGGGATTTTTCCAGATATCCCAACCCTGCCCCGCCTGCCACGGCACGGGCCAGTACATCAAAACCCCCTGCCCGCGCTGCAAGGGCGCCACGACCATCCAGGAAACCCGCGAACTGTCCGTGCGCATCCCGCCCGGCGTTGACTCCGGCAACCGCCTGCGCCTGCGCGGCGAGGGCGAACCCGGCATTTACGGCGGGCCTCCCGGCGATTTGTACGTCGTTCTCGAGGTTGAGGACGACCCCGTGTTCCAGCGCGACGGGGCGCACCTCCTGCTGACCCAGGACATCACCATGGTCCAGGCGGCCCTTGGCGATTCCATCGAAGTGCCGGGCCTGGACGAACCCATGCGCATGGAAATTCCCAAAGGCACCCAGAGCGGCGAAGTGTTCCGTCTTGCGGGCGGCGGGCTTCCCATCGTCAACACCAGCCGCAAGGGCGACCTGCTGGTGGAAGTCCGGGTGCTGACGCCGACCGCTCTTTCCGCCAAGCAGGAAGAACTGCTCAAAGCCTTTGCCGAGGCCGAGGCCGAAAAACCCCTGAACAAGGCCAAAACCATGTTCAAAAAAGTCGGCAAGGCCATGGGCCTTGACTGA
- a CDS encoding putative aldolase (Evidence 3 : Function proposed based on presence of conserved amino acid motif, structural feature or limited homology): MKNYSLKKDILAGKRLAGIWAQAPCEEIVEVIGYSGYDFAVVDMEHGCIGLETAERMVRASDAVNLPVFVRVLDNQPTMIMKALETGAAGVVVPNVCSVADAEKAVKAAKYAPHGTRGACPFVRSANHNTIPTAEMIAQDGAIIVCLLIEGTQAFADFDAILTIPGADCIMLGPVDLSFSLGVGGRLDHPKVKEAIAMMAKKGKDAGKPVIANIFHPDGAEIRKQAAELYGMGVNAIICNTDKTALIAGMLAFTEALRQAAK; the protein is encoded by the coding sequence ATGAAAAATTATAGTTTGAAAAAGGACATTCTGGCGGGCAAACGTCTGGCCGGCATATGGGCCCAGGCCCCGTGCGAGGAGATCGTGGAAGTCATAGGCTACTCCGGCTATGATTTCGCCGTTGTTGACATGGAGCACGGCTGCATCGGCCTGGAGACCGCCGAACGCATGGTGCGCGCGTCCGATGCGGTCAACCTGCCGGTGTTCGTCCGGGTTCTGGACAACCAGCCCACCATGATAATGAAAGCGCTGGAAACCGGCGCCGCCGGGGTTGTGGTGCCCAACGTCTGCTCCGTCGCGGACGCGGAAAAGGCCGTGAAGGCCGCCAAGTACGCGCCGCACGGCACCAGGGGCGCCTGCCCCTTTGTGCGCTCCGCCAACCACAACACCATCCCCACGGCGGAGATGATCGCCCAGGACGGCGCCATCATCGTGTGTCTGCTCATCGAGGGCACGCAGGCTTTCGCCGATTTTGACGCCATCCTCACAATACCGGGCGCGGACTGCATCATGCTCGGCCCGGTGGACCTCTCCTTCTCTCTCGGCGTGGGCGGCCGGCTTGACCACCCGAAAGTCAAGGAAGCCATTGCCATGATGGCGAAAAAGGGCAAAGACGCGGGCAAACCCGTCATCGCCAACATCTTCCATCCGGACGGCGCCGAAATCCGCAAGCAGGCCGCCGAACTGTACGGCATGGGGGTGAACGCCATCATCTGCAACACGGACAAAACCGCGCTCATCGCGGGGATGCTCGCCTTTACCGAGGCTCTGCGCCAGGCCGCGAAATAG
- a CDS encoding exported hypothetical protein (Evidence 5 : No homology to any previously reported sequences): MKFRFFTALLLPAVLAVCVSCAAAHQPFASPGDAALKQEITAKLGPYYTRTLIVTVSGGRVYMEGELRNFDELSDAKDIIRSTNGVTSIMEDVFLTDVGPQGDNSYD; encoded by the coding sequence ATGAAATTCAGATTCTTTACCGCGCTGTTGCTGCCGGCCGTGCTGGCCGTCTGCGTATCCTGCGCCGCGGCGCACCAGCCGTTCGCCTCGCCCGGCGACGCGGCCCTCAAGCAGGAGATCACCGCGAAACTGGGTCCGTACTACACCCGCACCCTGATCGTCACCGTTTCCGGCGGCAGGGTGTATATGGAAGGCGAGCTGCGCAACTTTGACGAGCTGTCGGACGCAAAGGACATCATCCGTTCGACCAACGGCGTCACGTCCATTATGGAGGATGTCTTCCTCACGGACGTCGGCCCCCAGGGCGACAACAGCTACGACTAG
- a CDS encoding Diguanylate cyclase and serine/threonine protein kinase with TPR repeats has translation MNTKDALPEPFLRLERRDLIRFEQRLRKSLAPFIPHTGCTLHFPNPPGAAAPEYLPDEERLLLPLYAPHENGGDAGSLLGVFVARGVPEGAYRAVSGSLPVITALAMENLQLYKAAVSDAFTGLFSRQHFLARMAEEVQGTSDSLRSEPSSREVSDPDAASGLGGASPCLAALVIRLHGLRQVVRKHGYTASEDILALLGRALRDICPEQGTTARVSDYELAVLMPAATAGACKRFAGTVLEELGKVSLPHELTRSRISVTTSIGYALYPQDITGNVFLKPAPEQARILLRKARLAAALAAERLLTGEEEPVLAFGRILSEGGRVAEMLPLSRVTVSLGSAVNAREGQRFSVRASGGGKTGAPGSEGRLYKGELVLIEVKENSSVAEILHEADPSNGIAAGDSLVLLPGEVWGASRAGSLAGRDGPGAPDPVTGLLRHGDFLAAWSEGREKCDVFSLALLRLLPPDMENGAAANLAGQPDQLMAEAARLFRDLFGQEISGGRYGLASFMVFHPGADPKTLQPKYEELCSLLASRFFPGREGAFAAAGLAGYPYLDFRKADVLENCRKALEYGILLPAPHVGVFDSLAMTISADKRFSHGDTLGAMTEYKQALLADDGNALAWNSLGVTLARLGRHNEARGHFGRAVALAPEANALYNMGYTCQCLGERDDAKAFYGRCLEKAPGHLYALVRLGQMAESEGDTAGAKTLYDRAGTVPGGMAVTRRCLAGLCLREGKAEEARELLHEALALDPQNAVALQMLAELYLDGGEDAEVAESLARQSIVLRPERKSGWLALSRALEKTGRSREAREALMRAGAL, from the coding sequence ATGAATACCAAGGACGCCCTCCCCGAGCCGTTTTTGCGCCTTGAGCGCCGCGATCTGATCCGCTTTGAACAGCGTCTGCGCAAAAGCCTTGCGCCGTTCATCCCCCATACGGGCTGCACCCTGCATTTTCCCAACCCCCCCGGCGCCGCCGCTCCGGAGTATCTGCCGGATGAAGAGCGCCTGCTCCTGCCGCTGTATGCGCCGCACGAAAACGGCGGCGATGCCGGATCGCTTCTGGGCGTCTTTGTCGCGCGCGGCGTCCCGGAAGGGGCGTATCGGGCAGTTTCCGGAAGCTTGCCGGTTATCACGGCCCTGGCCATGGAAAATCTGCAACTCTACAAGGCGGCGGTTTCCGACGCCTTTACCGGTCTTTTCTCGCGGCAGCACTTTCTGGCCCGCATGGCGGAAGAGGTCCAGGGCACCAGCGATTCGCTGCGGTCGGAGCCTTCCTCGCGGGAGGTGTCCGACCCGGACGCGGCAAGCGGCCTTGGCGGCGCGTCCCCCTGCCTCGCGGCCCTCGTCATCCGGCTGCACGGGCTGCGCCAGGTCGTGCGCAAGCACGGGTACACGGCGTCGGAAGACATCCTCGCCCTCCTGGGGCGGGCCTTGCGCGACATCTGCCCGGAACAGGGCACCACGGCCCGGGTAAGCGACTACGAACTGGCCGTGCTCATGCCCGCCGCCACCGCCGGGGCCTGCAAACGGTTCGCCGGGACAGTGCTGGAAGAGCTGGGCAAGGTCAGCCTCCCCCACGAACTGACGCGCTCGCGGATCAGCGTGACCACGTCCATCGGCTATGCCCTGTACCCGCAGGACATCACCGGGAACGTCTTTCTCAAGCCCGCGCCGGAACAGGCCAGAATCCTTTTGCGCAAGGCGCGGCTGGCTGCCGCCCTGGCGGCGGAACGGCTCCTGACCGGGGAGGAGGAACCGGTGCTGGCCTTTGGCCGCATCTTGTCCGAAGGGGGCCGGGTGGCGGAAATGCTGCCGCTCTCCAGGGTTACGGTCAGCCTCGGCTCCGCCGTCAACGCGCGCGAAGGGCAGCGGTTTTCCGTCCGGGCTTCCGGAGGCGGCAAGACCGGAGCGCCCGGGAGCGAGGGCAGGCTGTACAAGGGCGAACTTGTGCTGATCGAGGTGAAGGAAAATTCCTCGGTCGCGGAGATTCTCCATGAGGCGGACCCTTCCAACGGCATCGCGGCGGGCGATTCCCTGGTGTTGCTGCCGGGCGAGGTCTGGGGCGCGTCGCGCGCCGGGAGCCTCGCCGGAAGGGACGGGCCCGGGGCGCCGGACCCGGTGACGGGCCTTTTGCGCCACGGGGATTTTCTGGCGGCCTGGTCCGAGGGCAGGGAAAAGTGCGACGTGTTTTCCCTGGCGCTCTTGCGCCTGCTCCCGCCGGACATGGAAAACGGCGCGGCGGCGAACCTCGCGGGCCAGCCGGACCAGCTCATGGCCGAGGCGGCCCGTCTGTTCCGCGACCTGTTCGGCCAGGAAATTTCCGGGGGGCGCTACGGGCTTGCCAGCTTCATGGTCTTTCATCCCGGAGCGGACCCGAAAACGTTGCAACCCAAGTACGAAGAGCTCTGCTCCCTCCTGGCCTCGCGATTCTTTCCCGGACGGGAAGGCGCCTTCGCGGCGGCGGGCCTCGCCGGGTATCCGTATCTCGATTTCCGCAAGGCGGACGTCCTGGAAAACTGCCGCAAGGCCCTCGAGTACGGCATATTGCTGCCCGCGCCCCACGTGGGGGTGTTCGACTCCCTCGCCATGACCATCAGCGCGGACAAGCGCTTCAGCCACGGGGATACGCTGGGCGCCATGACCGAATACAAGCAGGCCCTGCTGGCGGACGACGGCAACGCGCTCGCCTGGAATTCCCTGGGCGTGACCCTGGCGCGCCTCGGCCGCCACAACGAGGCCAGGGGGCATTTCGGCCGCGCCGTGGCCCTGGCCCCGGAAGCCAACGCTTTGTATAATATGGGCTATACCTGCCAGTGTCTGGGCGAGCGGGATGACGCGAAGGCGTTTTACGGGCGGTGCCTGGAAAAAGCGCCCGGCCATCTGTACGCCCTGGTCCGCCTCGGCCAGATGGCCGAGAGCGAGGGGGATACCGCCGGCGCCAAAACGCTGTACGACAGGGCGGGGACGGTCCCCGGCGGCATGGCCGTCACGCGGCGGTGCCTCGCGGGGCTGTGCCTGCGGGAGGGCAAAGCCGAGGAAGCGCGCGAACTTTTGCACGAGGCCCTGGCCCTTGACCCGCAGAACGCCGTGGCCCTGCAGATGCTGGCGGAACTCTACCTTGACGGCGGGGAGGATGCGGAAGTGGCCGAATCTCTCGCCCGGCAGAGCATCGTGCTCAGGCCGGAACGCAAAAGCGGCTGGCTGGCGCTTTCCCGCGCTCTGGAAAAAACCGGGCGCTCGCGCGAGGCGCGCGAAGCGCTGATGCGGGCCGGGGCGCTGTAG
- the rpoZ gene encoding DNA-directed RNA polymerase subunit omega, which produces MARITVEDCQERVDNRFLLVQMAIKRVQQYREGYEALVGSKNKEVVTALREIAAGKVMPEDLSYYNPITSPVQPDED; this is translated from the coding sequence ATGGCCCGTATTACCGTTGAAGATTGCCAGGAACGCGTGGACAACCGCTTTCTGCTTGTGCAGATGGCCATCAAACGCGTGCAGCAGTATCGTGAAGGCTACGAAGCCCTTGTAGGCTCCAAAAACAAGGAAGTGGTTACCGCGCTGCGCGAAATCGCGGCGGGAAAGGTTATGCCCGAAGACCTCTCCTACTACAACCCGATCACGTCCCCCGTGCAGCCCGACGAAGACTAG